The Camelina sativa cultivar DH55 chromosome 16, Cs, whole genome shotgun sequence sequence GGGGATACCGATAGCTGCGGGAGTGCTTTTCCCGTGGACACGTTTCAGGTTGCCTCCATGGATTGCAGGAGCTGCAATGGCTGCTTCTTCTGTTAGTGTTGTGTGTTGCTCTCTCTTGCTGAAAAACTACAAGCGACCTAAGAAGCTTGATCATCTGGAGATCCGGGAGATTCAGGTGGAGCGAGTTTAAAAAAGTTAACTAAACAGAGTTTTATGGGTTGTTATATTTGATGAAACATTAAACCGTACTGTAAATTTCCACTCCTCATCTAGAAATAAAGTCCATTAACTATTAATGGATTTACTTTGCCtccatatactgtatatatatattcggaaTCTTATAATTGTTTACAGATCTAGCTCTTCGGGTTTCTTCTTTCGGAAACAAGAAACATCACAATCATGAGAACTAGAGATCGCAGCAAGAAGGGAAAGATCGAGAACGAGTCGTCTCAAGATCGAGAATAAGGCCACAAGCTCATGCCTCATTGAGACAAGAAATGCTGACCGCTCCACCAAAGGATATCACAAAATGTATTGTCGAATTGGATTATTTAACTAATTGAATAAACCACTAAATGCAGCAGTTTTTACTAAAAAGCGTtctttggaaagtttttacatttagtGCTATTTAATGCATATAATtctatccaaacaagtttagttaactttctctactatctttacaaccaaacacaattaaaatattttaaatacccatatactgtatataatgttttataattaataaagatatttataagatttattccaaatgaaaaaaaaaactattctcctatcatctctttttgattttaaaatttacatgtagtgaatcatcatataatacataaaattaataaaaaaatatattttttctgcatatattgtgatttgaaattttttaaacaaacatatattactcaattaatataaaaaaatgtgtgttcaacatacatatattgtaaatttactgtatatagtaaattataaaattttaagaagtttataatttataactaataaatctaaacttaataaaaagtttaaaattctaaatatttaaacatattaaattttcaaaattacacaaacgaattatattacatgacggattatatgacattacaagattgaattaataatactaaaaaataaactatcagtaatatgatatttcaatacaggttaaatcctcattttaatgttttaacaacacaaatataaaatatgtcagaatcaaactgatttaagtAAGAATgtagtaaagaaaaattattgtgcggtataccaatttatatattaaattactaaaattaacaaaaaaaagtatattagcaaattaatattaaaatattacattaacgaaaaaaaaaacttattctgGAGTACACCGCGGGTGATAATTGCTATTATCTTAAATTCAAACTTGGACACACGTCAATTTAGTTCTTTTAGCTACTAAAACTTGGATTAATTTCATACGAGATTCATTACATGCTAAACACTAACacacttaaaaaatataattaacatcttTTACATATCCACACATCTATAattaatctaaatatatattattctaaatgaaatacttatatttttgttactcCAAGACGTGCAAACTCAATGATCctatattacaattattagaCGACGACGTGCGTTCATGTCCGTAGAAAGCAATATACAAAAGCTTAAACACAAAAagtagatttcaaaaaaaaaacaaccaaacaagaaaatgcCTGTCTCCGTCTCAAAGAGACGACCGAGAACATCCAAAAAAACCGAAACCGAGAAACCCGAGATAACACCTAAAGATTCTCGTACTTGCTCCAGATCAATTCTCTATCGTGTACCTCTCAcgattctctttctcttcttcatttatcTTTGGTCCACTTCCACGACCGTTATCTCCGGTAATGTCGTTCACATTTGCATCACTTCCCGGAAGCTCAATGATCTTTATTGTCTCACTGCCGGTTCTCAGCCGGCTTTACGTGCACCAGTCAACAATTTCACTAAACCGGTCAGTGAAGGTGTGGTAAgaagtaaagaagagaagaacgtTCTTGTTCTTGGTAAATATGGAGACAAGGGTTTCGCAAAAAATGAAACGGTCGGAACAAGCCTCAACGTCATAAAGAATGAAACTTTCACCGGAGAAAGAGTTGCCGTTCTTGATCAAGATTCTAAACCTATCCATGAGGAGAATCTTGATTCCGTTCTTGATCGAGATTCTGAATCCAAAATTAACGAGATTGATCACGATGTGCTGATTGACTGGGATCCAGAAACCGGCGAAGAACGATACAGATATTTCAAATCTAAGGACGAAGACGAGGAAACCGCTCTGAAAGCCGTTGACAAGTATCTTCAAATACAAAGATCTTGGCTATCGATGGGAAGCAACCGCAAAAAGCCTGGATCCTGCGAAGGACAAGGGGTCTACGTTTATGAGTTACCGTCCAAGTTCAACAAAGATTTGTTGGGGGAATGCTCCGATATGGTTCCATGGGCCAATTTTTGCAGCTACTTCAAGAACGATGCATTTGGTGAATTGATTGAGACTCTCGGTAAAGGCTGGTTCAAAACGCATCAGTATTCTCTTGAGCCGATCTTTCACTCTAGAGTTTTGAAGCATCCATGTAGAGTTTATGATGAGAGCCAAGCGAAGCTCTTCTACGTGCCTTTTTATGGTGGTATCGATGTTTTGAGATGGCATTTTAAGAACGTTTCTGAGGATGTGAAGGATGTTTTGGCAATCGAGGTTGTTAAATGGCTCGGATCAAAGCAATCATGGAGGAAAAACGCCGGGAAAGATCACGTTTTCGTTCTCGGAAAGATCTCTTGGGATTTTAGGAGGAATGATAAGTTTTCTTGGGGGTCAAGTTTACTTGAGATGCAAGAAATGAAAAACCCTACAAAGCTTCTCATCGAACGTAATCCATGGGAAGCTAACGACGTGGCGATACCTCATCCGACATACTTCCACCCGAAAACAGACGACGATATCGCCAACTGGCAAAACAAGATCATCGGAAAGCCTCGCCGGAGCCTAATCAGCTTCGCCGGTGGAGCAAGACCTGGCAAGCCTGATAGCATCCGGTCAATATTGATTGACCAGTGCACCTCATCTCCAAACCAATGCCGGTTTTTGAACTGTACCGACGGAGGCTGCGATAAACCGGAAACGGTTATTGAGCTTTTTAGGGATTCGGAGTTCTGCCTCCAACCGCCCGGAGACAGTCCGACAAGGAAATCGATTTTTGATTCTCTCATATCAGGTTGTATTCCGGTGATCTTTGATCCGTACAGCGCGTATTATCAGTACACGTGGCATTTACCGGAAGATCATCGGAGATATTCAgtgtatataaacaaagaagacGTGAAGGTGAAGAGAGTGAACGTGATCGAGAAGTTGATGTCAAAGACACTAAGGGAAAGAGAGGATATGAGGAGTTACATTGTTCATGAGCTTTTGCCTGGTTTGGTCTATGGAGATAGTAATGCCAAGTTTGAGAGGTTTCGAGATGCTTTTGATATTACTATGGATAGTTTACTCCGTAAGATTGCAAAAactgtataattttttgttttctttgaatctcattgtcatttttttttccaaatgtaGTTCgattatttgaatattttaggtttcaaaaaCTGATGTGACCTCAAAAGATGATtcccaaaatgttttaaaataccTCATTGCATAAGGTAGGGTGACTTATTATGAATTAGAGTTTGGTaggataaaatagaaaatagcagttctagagaaaaaaaaatttgctaggttgatacaaaataaaaattattacaaaaatcaACAATAAGCTACCTGTTTCATTGATATGATTGTCATTGACAAATCTTTTCTTCTATACTAGTTTGAAATACATAAATTACATGTTGATAAATGGTAAATGCTGAAGAAGTATAAATGTGGCCCATTAGACATAAGCCCATGAAGCCCAAACGTTAATTACGATAAAGATAATAAGGTAACAATATCAAACGCCACGCGCACTGGCCGCGCGTGTAAAGCGATCAATTGCCACAAGTCTCAAGTCTCTACTTTTTTAGCTTCTCGGCTTCAGTTTCTCTCTTTCCTCGTTGACTCCTTTCTGATTCTGGCATTTCTAATTTTCTAGTGCAATGGCGGCGAAGGACCCAGAATCTGTTTACGAGATAAGAATCGAGGTGATTAAAATTGCTCTAACTTGAATCATCGATTCTGTAAcactctctgtctctgtctctgatAACTTGAAtgtgtagttttttttattttgttcttgaaagGAAGCACCTTTGGTATGGGTTTTAAGACAATCTGATAATAGTGTGAAAAGATTTTTACTTTGAGGTGTCTTGTTGGTTATAAGAGCTGTTAGAGTATGATGGATCATGTTGTCAGTTTGAACAttgctttgtcttcttctgttaATTGGGGATTGTTTTGTATGATCTTTGATTGAGTTCTTGTGTTGGCCTCTCTGAGTCTTTATAGCTGAATAATTGCAACAGGATGCAAAGGGAGACAGCTTAGTACTCAGTCAATACAAAGATAAAGTTCTTTTGATTGTCAATGTTGCTTCCAAATGGTTGGTTGTTTTTTTATACTAAAACCTTCTGTTAAAATGTTAGTTTTCTTGTCTTGTTTATTATACTATTCTCTGATGGTTTCAGTGGGATGACAAACTCAAACTACACTGAGTTGAATGAGCTTTATAGCAAGTACAAAGACAAAGgtatatatgatttttcaaCAAATGTCTGTGTAAGTAAGTCTCTTGTTTTTTCCACGCGATTAGCTTCTCCATTGATGTTTTCTTGTTGCAGGTCTGGAGATTCTAGCATTTCCTTGTAACCAGTTTGGTGACGAGGAACCGGGAACTAATGACCAGATTACTGACTTTGTCTGTACTCGTTTCAAATCTAAATTCCCCATTTTCAACAAGGTGGTAGATCACTAGACGAATTCATTACTATTCTCTATGTCTtgagtttctcttttttttaaagtaattgaATCTGTCCGGTTGTGTTGTGTAATAGATTGAAGTAAACGGAGAGAATGAATCTCCTCTGTATAAGTTCTTGAAGAAAGGCAAATGGGGAATCTTCGGTGATGACATTCAATGGAACTTTGCTAAGTTTCTTGTTGACAAGAAGGGTCAAGCCGTAGAACGTTATTATCCAACTACTTCCCCTCTTACACTTGAGGTAACGaaacacactctctctctctctctctctctctctctctctctctctctctctctctctcactctctctctgtctccgTTAACTTCTCTGTCTAATTTTTTTCTGCAGCATGACATAAAGAAGCTTCTGAATATCTCCTGAGATGATGAAAGCTTTGTTGTTGAATCGAATTGTATTTGATAATGAACCTCTCTCATATAATAAAGAGTTATGACATTGACTTGGATTTGaaatatttgctctgtttttgtttcctaaatccTAACATGTTGCTCTCCCATTAAGGTTGATAAAAAGACACCAGAGCATCATCATATTATAAGAGAATCAAGTTGCCTAAGATACAAAAGAACTAATAAAATCTTGACAggttcacaaaacaaaactaaaggtGGTTAAGCTGGTTTTAGTTTAGATGAACCAAACTGATCCAATCTGTGAGCCAAATGATCAAACCTAGTCCAAGGTttcattgaaaataaataatagcaGATGATTCCAGCGTTGTAAGGTTAACATCATATTCAACGAGGATATATATCAGTGATTAACGAACGGTCAACAGACGTGCTCCATTGATGAAGCTGATTTCTACTCTGAACGGAAAACCCTGGTTGCTGAGGCACTGGTAGAGTCACAGTATTACTAGTGAGCATCACGAAAATGGTTGACAAGGTCGGACGCTTTACAGGATCTTCTTGAACACATAAAAGTCCGATATGGATGCATCGAATCACTTCATTCTTCTGGCAATTTCCTTCAATGATTGGATCCACGAGATCTAACGCTGTTCCGTTACTCCAAAGCCTCCAAGCCTAGAGGATATCAATCAATCAGTTCTTGCaatgcaagcaatcaatcaGTTCTTGCAATGCAAGCAATCAATACATGTATAACTTATACTGTAACTTACATATGTGACCAAGTCACGTGCGACGTCTCTCTCGTGGAAGCTGCTATTCTTCCTACCGCTTATAATCTCAAGAACTAACACTCCAAAGCTATAGACATCAGATTTCATAGAGAAGTGTCCACTCATCACATATTCAGGAGGCATGTAACCGCTGATATTCAGAAGGAAATAATTATTGGTACTGTCAGAGTACTATGTTCAACTTATGACAACTAGAGCCGGAAAGACTTACAGGGTACCAACTACTCTGCCTGTCTTCTCTTGGGTTTGGTCCATTCCAAAGATCCTTGCCATTCCAAAATCAGCAATTTTCGGATTCATATCCTCGTCAAGGAGAATGTTACTCGCTTTGAGGTCACGGTGTATGACCGTGAGGCGTGAGTCTTGATGAAGATAGAGAATCCCTCTAGCGATCCCATCAATGATCCTGTATCGAAGAGTCCAGTCTAGTTGACCTTTCTTTGCAGGGTCTAAAAGCACATCCATAAATTTTACAAGTTAGCTTCCAAAATATTTTGCAACCTTTGATATTCAAGAACGAGTAAACGAATCATTGAAACAATGTAACTGACCAAAGATGATATAATCAAGGCTTTTGTTGCGCACATACTCGTAGACCAGTATTCTTTCTTCACCTTCTAGACAAAATCCTTGAAGCCTTACCAGGTTTCTGTGCTGAAGCTTTGCCACAACAACAacctcgttcttgaactctgtTTCACCTTGTCCTGAAGTTTTCGACAGTCTCTTGACCGCAACTTCAGTCCCATTCGATAATATTCCCTAcccatgtttttaattttttatgaagCAAAGCATCATGTTGTTATCCAAATGTGTAGGCAACACCAATAAAATTAGACAACCTCAAGAGGAACAGTAAAATAATACCTTGTAAACCTCACCAAATCCACCTCGACCAATCTTATTTCTCTCTGCAAAATCATTTGTTGCAGTTTGGATTGTTCTATAATCGAGCTGCAGTGAGTCTGCAGTTGTTATATCATCTCCTGTTGCACAATAAAAGTCATTAGTAACCAGAATCAATCACATCAGTCACTCAAACCCACAATAAAGATTAATGACTTGAAGAATCTTTACCATAAAATGCAGGTGCTGTGTCATAAGTCTTCTTTGCCCTCTTTGcaaggaaacaataacaagCTATGGGAAGCAGGACAACCAAAATAACAGGTACAACAATGGCTACCACTAAGACACTTGAATTACCACCTTTCCCTGCGTTTTAAAGATTATCATTTGCTTTTGGTACACAGCAAGATGGATAGTACTGGCAGAtgaatcaaaagtcaaaaaatataaactttccTTACTGGTaactagagaaaaaaaagtacagAGGAAAAAGAAGTAAGTTCACCTGGTCGCAGAGGAGATGGCACACGAGGTGGGGGCAGCATTCGTGTTGTAATGGCGGTTTCATTGTAGAAAGGAAATAGCTCGTACCTAGAATTACAACTAGGATAAAAAACTCTTGCCCCAACTTTGTAAAAAGGCAATCCATTACCATTAATGCATAGTTGCAAGCAACGCAAACAGTCTGGTGTCGTGAGATCAGGTGTGCACTGAAGCAGGCCGTACAGATTCTGGAACGCAGTCCAATTAGTCTTAAACGTAATGAACTTTCGAGGACTATTCGCTGCCTCGACCGCAGCTTTGTCGAGATTAAATGACACCGTATCTTCGAACTGGACTTGTCTATATGACATATTGTAGGGGTTAATCATGCGAACTCTTTGTCTGAGTGTAGGGGCCGATAGGATATTGCGGTCAGAGTATCTGAGCGTACACTGATCGTAGTAGAGCACGGCTTCCCTCATATTAGGACAACGAGTAAGCGTGTCGTTGACGGAAAAGACGACGCAGTTACGGCAAACCTCCGGCGAGAGGTCTCCCCGGCAGAGGAAAAGACCGGTGATCACATCGGGGGATTCTCCAGCCGTAGCAGTTTGGAATCCGGTGGAGTATGAAGCATTGcgggaagagagagaagccaaAAGAGTTGTGAGATTGGTGGAGTAAGTGCTGTTTCTTGAGAAAGTTGTCGTGTTCGGACAGAAATCACCTAGGAAATTAGGATTTTGAGCACAAGCTGTGAAACTAGTATTGAGGAAggataaaatgaaaaggaagaTCAAAGAAGACATGCTTCGTGTTTAACttctcgcttttttttttttttggtcacaaaaCCTTTAAATAGAGTCTGCTTTGTGACGTCTGAAGAAAACTCGGTTAAAGTCACAGTAAACGCCTCTTGTCTGTTTATGTTACTTTGAATTTTCTTGCGCAACTCTTTTCCTGCGACTTCAGAACATTTCATGGTTCCTTGACTCCTTCGAGGACGTCAGGTAGAGTCAAGGACGTCAGATACAAAAACCATGAAGTCTAGAAGATTCTCTACACATTCTTAGAATTTATGCCAACCCTCTGCAGGGAGTATAATCATCGTCGCATCTTTCTTCACCTTCCTTCTCATAAAGCCATTACAAGAGCAAATAAATCGGAACTAGTACAAATATAGTTAAAACATCTCCTTAAAAAGCCTGAAAGTGGGGGTGGTTCTGTTACATTTAACAATGTTAGAAGGTACTGAGAGATCTGGTCTCAAATCCTTAAATGTCTGGTTTTAACATTCCCAGAGATAAGATAAATCTACAACAACAAAGATATGTACAGCACTCACATTCTGtatgctgctgcttcttcttcaaagacTAAAGGGTGGTGGTGGTAGGAAGAAAgactaatgtttttgtttagaatCATCCACGAGTCAAATCAATATCAGTGAGTAGGGTTCTACTCGAGTCAAGTGATCTGCCTGAGCCTGAACCTGAACCGGGCCATCCGCTCATTCCCTGAGCTGAGAAGTTCTGTGGCGTCTGCTGACCCGCCGATGCTTCTGGTTCNNNNNNNNNNNNNNNNNNNNNNNNNNNNNNNNNNNNNNNNNNNNNNNNNNNNNNNNNNNNNNNNNNNNNNNNNNNNNNNNNNNNNNNNNNNNNNNNNNNNNNNNNNNNNNNNNNNNNNNNNNNNNNNNNNNNNNNNNNNNNNNNNNNNNNNNNNNNNNNNNNNNNNNNNNNNNNNNNNNNNNNNNNNNNNNNNNNNNNNNNNNNNNNNNNNNNNNNNNNNNNNNNNNNNNNNNNNNNNNNNNNNNNNNNNNNNNNNNNNNNNNNNNNNNNNNNNNNNNNNNNNNNNNNNNNNNNNNNNNNNNNNNttttttttttttttttggtcacaaaaCCTTTAAATAGAGTCTGCTTTGTGACGTCTGAAGAAAACTCGGTTAAAGTCACAGTAAACGCCTCTTGTCTGTTTATGTTACTTTGAATTTTCTTGCGCAACTCTTTTCCTGCGACTTCAGAACATTTCATGGTTCCTTGACTCCTTCGAGGACGTCAGGTAGAGTCAAGGACGTCAGATACAAAAACCATGAAGTCTAGAAGATTCTCTACACATTCTTAGAATTTATGCCAACCCTCTGCAGGGAGTATAATCATCGTCGCATCTTTCTTCACCTTCCTTCTCATAAAGCCATTACAAGAGCAAATAAATCGGAACTAGTACAAATATAGTTAAAACATCTCCTTAAAAAGCCTGAAAGTGGGGGTGGTTCTGTTACATTTAACAATGTTAGAAGGTACTGAGAGATCTGGTCTCAAATCCTTAAATGTCTGGTTTTAACATTCCCAGAGATAAGATAAATCTACAACAACAAAGATATGTACAGCACTCACATTCTGtatgctgctgcttcttcttcaaagacTAAAGGGTGGTGGTGGTAGGAAGAAAgactaatgtttttgtttagaatCATCCACGAGTCAAATCAATATCAGTGAGTAGGGTTCTACTCGAGTCAAGTGATCTGCCTGAGCCTGAACCTGAACCGGGCCATCCGCTCATTCCCTGAGC is a genomic window containing:
- the LOC104753017 gene encoding cysteine-rich receptor-like protein kinase 15 gives rise to the protein MSSLIFLFILSFLNTSFTACAQNPNFLGDFCPNTTTFSRNSTYSTNLTTLLASLSSRNASYSTGFQTATAGESPDVITGLFLCRGDLSPEVCRNCVVFSVNDTLTRCPNMREAVLYYDQCTLRYSDRNILSAPTLRQRVRMINPYNMSYRQVQFEDTVSFNLDKAAVEAANSPRKFITFKTNWTAFQNLYGLLQCTPDLTTPDCLRCLQLCINGNGLPFYKVGARVFYPSCNSRYELFPFYNETAITTRMLPPPRVPSPLRPGKGGNSSVLVVAIVVPVILVVLLPIACYCFLAKRAKKTYDTAPAFYGDDITTADSLQLDYRTIQTATNDFAERNKIGRGGFGEVYKGILSNGTEVAVKRLSKTSGQGETEFKNEVVVVAKLQHRNLVRLQGFCLEGEERILVYEYVRNKSLDYIIFDPAKKGQLDWTLRYRIIDGIARGILYLHQDSRLTVIHRDLKASNILLDEDMNPKIADFGMARIFGMDQTQEKTGRVVGTLGYMPPEYVMSGHFSMKSDVYSFGVLVLEIISGRKNSSFHERDVARDLVTYAWRLWSNGTALDLVDPIIEGNCQKNEVIRCIHIGLLCVQEDPVKRPTLSTIFVMLTSNTVTLPVPQQPGFSVQSRNQLHQWSTSVDRSLITDIYPR
- the LOC104753018 gene encoding probable glutathione peroxidase 8, whose protein sequence is MAAKDPESVYEIRIEDAKGDSLVLSQYKDKVLLIVNVASKCGMTNSNYTELNELYSKYKDKGLEILAFPCNQFGDEEPGTNDQITDFVCTRFKSKFPIFNKIEVNGENESPLYKFLKKGKWGIFGDDIQWNFAKFLVDKKGQAVERYYPTTSPLTLEHDIKKLLNIS